A genomic region of Ictalurus furcatus strain D&B chromosome 29, Billie_1.0, whole genome shotgun sequence contains the following coding sequences:
- the LOC128604255 gene encoding calsequestrin-1-like isoform X3: protein MQFGSHNYGELLTSPAALTYQLAAQVLDDFNDEDIGFGLVDAKKNVAVAKKLGFDEVDSIYIFADDEIIEYDGEMAAETLVEFLYDVIEDPVEIIDNEGELRGFFNLDEDIKLVGYFKNENSRHFIEYDDAAEEFHPFIKFFATFDSKIAQKLKLELNEVDFFEPFMKEPTTIPGKPYTEEELIDYIEEHERPTLRKLEPHSMYETWEDDINGQHIVAFAEESDPDGFEFLEILKEVACDNTENPDLSIIWIDPDDFPLLVPYWENTFGIDLSSPQIGVVDVKDADSVWMEMDDEEDMPTSYELDTWIEDVLSGKIDVDDDDDDDDDDDDDDDDDDDDDDDDDDDDDDDDDDDDDDDDDDDDDDDDDDDDDDDDDDDDDDDDDDDDDDDDDDDDDDDDDDDDDDDDDDDDDDDDDDDDDDDDDDDDDE from the exons ATGCAGTTTGGAAGCCACAATTATGGGGAG TTGCTAACAAGCCCCGCTGCCCTCACCTACCAG CTTGCCGCCCAGGTGCTTGATGACTTCAATGATGAGGATATTGGATTCGGGCTGGTAGATGCGAAGAAGAATGTTGCTGTTGCCAAGAAATTGG GTTTCGATGAAGTCGACAGCATTTATATCTTTGCTGATGACGAGATCATTGAGTATGATGGAGAGATGGCTGCAGAAACATTGGTGGAATTCCTCTATGAT gttatTGAGGATCCTGTGGAGATCATTGACAATGAAGGAGAGCTAAGAGGCTTTTTTAACCTTGATGAGGATATCAAATTGGTGGGATACTTTAAGAATGAGAATTCCCGGC ACTTTATTGAATATGATGATGCCGCTGAAGAGTTCCATCCCTTCATCAAGTTCTTTGCCACTTTCGATTCAAAA ATTGCCCAAAAACTAAAATTGGAACTGAATGAGGTGGATTTTTTTGAGCCCTTCATGAAAGAGCCTACCACAATCCCCGGCAAACCTTACACTGAGGAAGAGCTGATTGACTACATTGAAGAGCATGAAAG ACCAACTCTAAGAAAACTGGAACCCCACAGCATGTATGAGACCTGG GAGGATGACATTAATGGGCAACACATTGTAGCCTTTGCTGAGGAATCTGACCCTG ATGGTTTTGAATTCCTGGAGATTCTGAAGGAGGTAGCATGTGATAACACTGAAAACCCTGATCTGAGCATCATCTGGATCGACCCAGATGACTTCCCCCTG TTGGTGCCATACTGGGAAAACACCTTTGGCATTGACCTTTCCTCTCCACAAATTGGTGTGGTGGATGTAAAGGAT GCTGACAGTGTTTggatggagatggatgatgaGGAGGACATGCCCACTTCATATGAGCTGGACACCTGGATTGAGGATGTGCTGTCGGGCAAAATTGACGTTGacgatgacgacgacgacgatgatgatgacgacgacgatgatgatgacgacgatgatgatgatgatgacgacgatgatgatgacgacgatgatgatgatgacgacgacgacgatgacgacgacgacgacgacgatgacgatgatgacgacgacgacgatgatgacgacgatgatgacgatgatgatgatgatgatgacgatgacgatgatgacgacgacgacgatgacgatgatgatgatgacgacgacgatgatgatgatgatgatgatgatgacgacgatgacgatgacgatgatgacgacgatgatgacgacgatgatgatgatgaataa